The proteins below come from a single Streptomyces sp. B3I8 genomic window:
- a CDS encoding ABC transporter permease, with amino-acid sequence MTVLKTSMRNFFAHKGRMALSAVAVLLSVAFVCGTLVFTDTMNTTFDKLFAATSSDVTVSPKDVSDSGDSTSDTGRPPVLPGSVIGRLRGVDGVKSAEGTVSSSSVTVVDADKDNLSPTSGAPTIVGSWDSNDARTMKITDGAAPRSADQVMVDADTADKHHLKLGDEIAVISALGTHPAKISGIATFTVTNPGAAIFYLDTATAQRTLVGESDVFTGVNVTAAAGVSDAALKKDVVSALGTGYKVQTAKEVSDANQNEIGGFLDVMRYAMLGFAGVAFLVGIFLIINTFSMLVAQRTREIGLMRAIGSSRKQVNRSVLIEALLLGVLGSVLGVAAGVGIAVGLMKVMSSVGMKLSTDDLTVAWTTPVAGIALGVIVTVLAAYLPARRAGKISPMAALRDAGAPADARAGRVRAVLGVLLTAGGVASLYAASQAAKATEGSLWLGLGVVLSLIGFVVIGPLLASGVVRILGAVVLRVFGPVGRMAERNALRNPRRTGATGAALMIGLALVACLSVVGSSMVASATDQLDKTVGTDFIIQSDSGQRITPEAVGAVKSVPELERVTEYRVTEGDYTTPDGRTLKDTAITAADPTYAQDLRTKTVAGDIADAYKPDSMSVHEKFAKDHGIRLGSKIKVDFKDGSAARLTVRAITSDDVVIDKGAMYTSIDTLKKYVPAKRMPLDVLLFGTAKDGQQDAAYKALKAGLHDYPQYTVRDQTDYKQELKDQIGQLLNLIYGLLALAIIVAVLGVVNTLALSVVERTREIGLMRAIGLSRRQLRRMIRLESVVIALFGALLGLGLGMGWGATAQKLLALEGLKVLDIPWPTIIGVFVGSAFVGLFAALVPAFRAGRMNVLNAIATE; translated from the coding sequence ATGACGGTCCTGAAGACCTCGATGCGCAACTTCTTCGCGCACAAGGGACGCATGGCGCTGTCGGCCGTGGCGGTCCTGCTGTCGGTGGCGTTCGTGTGCGGCACGCTCGTCTTCACCGACACGATGAACACGACGTTCGACAAGCTGTTCGCCGCGACGTCCTCCGATGTGACGGTGTCCCCGAAGGACGTCTCCGACAGCGGTGACTCCACCTCCGACACCGGACGGCCGCCGGTCCTGCCCGGCTCCGTGATCGGCAGGCTGCGCGGCGTGGACGGGGTGAAGTCGGCCGAGGGCACGGTGTCCTCGTCGTCCGTGACCGTCGTCGACGCCGACAAGGACAACCTGTCGCCCACCAGCGGCGCGCCGACCATCGTCGGGAGCTGGGACAGCAACGACGCCCGCACCATGAAGATCACCGACGGGGCCGCGCCCAGGAGCGCGGACCAGGTCATGGTGGACGCCGACACCGCTGACAAGCATCACCTGAAGCTCGGCGACGAGATCGCCGTGATCAGCGCGCTGGGCACGCACCCGGCGAAGATCAGCGGCATCGCCACGTTCACCGTCACCAACCCCGGTGCCGCGATCTTCTACCTCGACACGGCGACCGCGCAGCGGACCCTCGTCGGCGAGAGCGACGTCTTCACCGGCGTCAACGTGACGGCCGCCGCCGGGGTCAGCGACGCGGCCCTGAAGAAGGACGTGGTGAGCGCGCTCGGCACCGGCTACAAGGTGCAGACCGCCAAGGAGGTCTCCGACGCCAACCAGAACGAGATCGGCGGCTTCCTCGACGTGATGAGGTACGCCATGCTCGGCTTCGCCGGGGTCGCCTTCCTCGTCGGGATCTTCCTGATCATCAACACGTTCTCCATGCTGGTCGCCCAGCGCACCCGGGAGATCGGCCTGATGCGGGCCATCGGCTCCTCGCGCAAGCAGGTCAACCGGTCGGTCCTGATCGAGGCGCTGCTGCTCGGCGTGCTGGGCTCCGTGCTCGGCGTCGCGGCGGGCGTCGGCATCGCGGTCGGGCTGATGAAGGTCATGAGTTCGGTGGGCATGAAGCTGTCCACCGACGACCTGACGGTCGCCTGGACCACCCCGGTGGCCGGCATCGCCCTCGGCGTGATCGTCACCGTGCTCGCCGCGTACCTGCCCGCCCGCCGGGCCGGGAAGATCTCGCCGATGGCCGCGCTGCGCGACGCCGGCGCCCCGGCGGACGCCCGCGCCGGACGCGTCCGGGCCGTCCTCGGCGTCCTGCTCACCGCCGGCGGTGTGGCCTCGCTGTACGCGGCCTCCCAGGCCGCCAAGGCGACCGAGGGTTCCCTGTGGCTGGGGCTCGGCGTGGTCCTCTCGCTCATCGGCTTCGTCGTCATCGGGCCGCTGCTGGCGAGCGGTGTGGTGCGGATCCTGGGCGCGGTGGTGCTGCGGGTCTTCGGGCCGGTCGGCCGGATGGCCGAGCGCAACGCGCTGCGCAACCCGCGCCGCACCGGCGCCACCGGCGCCGCCCTGATGATCGGGCTCGCCCTGGTGGCCTGCCTGTCCGTGGTCGGCTCCTCCATGGTCGCCTCGGCCACGGACCAGCTCGACAAGACCGTCGGCACCGACTTCATCATCCAGTCCGACAGCGGGCAGCGGATCACGCCCGAGGCGGTCGGGGCCGTCAAGTCGGTGCCGGAGCTGGAGCGGGTCACCGAGTACCGGGTGACCGAGGGGGACTACACCACGCCCGACGGCAGGACGCTCAAGGACACCGCGATCACGGCGGCCGACCCGACGTACGCGCAGGACCTGCGCACCAAGACGGTGGCCGGCGACATCGCGGACGCGTACAAGCCCGACTCGATGTCGGTCCATGAGAAGTTCGCGAAGGACCACGGCATCCGGCTCGGCTCGAAGATCAAGGTCGACTTCAAGGACGGCTCCGCGGCGCGGCTGACCGTGCGGGCGATCACCAGTGACGACGTGGTGATCGACAAGGGCGCGATGTACACATCCATCGACACCCTGAAGAAGTACGTCCCCGCCAAGCGGATGCCGCTGGACGTGCTGCTCTTCGGCACGGCCAAGGACGGGCAGCAGGACGCCGCGTACAAGGCGCTCAAGGCCGGGCTGCACGACTACCCGCAGTACACGGTGCGCGACCAGACCGACTACAAGCAGGAGCTGAAGGACCAGATCGGGCAGCTGCTCAACCTGATCTACGGGCTGCTGGCACTGGCGATCATCGTGGCGGTGCTGGGTGTGGTGAACACGCTGGCGCTGTCGGTGGTCGAGCGCACGCGGGAGATCGGCCTGATGCGGGCGATCGGTCTGTCGCGGCGGCAGCTGCGGCGGATGATCCGCCTGGAGTCGGTGGTGATCGCCCTGTTCGGCGCGCTGCTCGGCCTGGGGCTCGGCATGGGCTGGGGCGCGACGGCGCAGAAGCTGCTGGCGCTGGAGGGCCTGAAGGTGCTGGACATCCCGTGGCCGACGATCATCGGGGTGTTCGTCGGCTCGGCGTTCGTGGGCCTCTTCGCGGCGCTGGTGCCGGCGTTCCGGGCGGGGCGGATGAACGTACTGAACGCCATCGCGACGGAGTGA
- a CDS encoding ABC transporter ATP-binding protein: MTSAVTTPRHGGTGGRTAVAARARQVVKAYGSGETRVVALDHVDVDIARSQFTAIMGPSGSGKSTLMHCLAGLDTVTEGQIHLDETEITGLKDKKLTQLRRDRIGFIFQAYNLLPTLNALENITLPMDIAGRRPDKEWLDRVVRTVGLAERLKHRPTQLSGGQQQRVAVARALAARPEIIFGDEPTGNLDSRAGAEVLGFLRTSVDELGQTIVMVTHDPVAASYADRVLYLADGRIVDEMRQPTAEQVLDRMKDFDARGRTS; this comes from the coding sequence GTGACATCGGCTGTGACCACTCCCAGGCACGGGGGTACTGGAGGGCGTACGGCCGTTGCCGCGCGAGCACGGCAGGTCGTGAAGGCGTACGGCTCCGGGGAGACCCGGGTCGTCGCGCTCGACCACGTCGACGTGGACATCGCCCGGAGCCAGTTCACCGCGATCATGGGCCCCTCGGGGTCCGGCAAGTCCACCCTGATGCACTGCCTCGCCGGGCTCGACACCGTGACCGAGGGCCAGATCCACCTGGACGAGACCGAGATAACCGGTCTGAAGGACAAGAAGCTCACGCAGTTGCGCCGGGACCGGATCGGGTTCATCTTCCAGGCGTACAACCTGCTGCCGACGCTGAACGCGCTGGAGAACATCACGCTGCCCATGGACATCGCGGGCCGCCGGCCGGACAAGGAGTGGCTGGACCGCGTGGTGCGGACCGTCGGTCTCGCCGAGCGGCTCAAGCACCGGCCCACCCAGCTCTCCGGCGGTCAGCAGCAGCGTGTCGCGGTGGCCCGGGCGCTGGCCGCGCGACCCGAGATCATCTTCGGTGACGAGCCGACCGGAAACCTGGACTCCCGGGCCGGCGCCGAGGTCCTCGGCTTCCTGCGTACCTCCGTCGACGAGCTGGGCCAGACCATCGTGATGGTCACGCACGACCCGGTCGCGGCCTCGTACGCGGACCGGGTGCTGTACCTGGCCGACGGCAGGATCGTCGACGAGATGCGGCAGCCCACCGCCGAGCAGGTGCTGGACCGGATGAAGGACTTCGACGCCCGGGGGCGCACGTCATGA
- a CDS encoding cellulose-binding protein, whose protein sequence is MSGPSAAQYEFDVVRRGYRPDRVDAFVEALSRDRDAAWERAARLTVLAREMDEELGPLREAVAALAPQTYESLGEGARRLFASVREEAEAVRESGRREAERLAAEAEAGARCLAEAARAYADGVVAEAEERAGERLRAAREEADEVRIAARREVKAGRGEALAAMRDARERGRRLLEDRERERAERYAEVDREAAARAAELDAGFAERTARAEAGLAEAERALARAAQDAEREEAEARTRAEELVAEARAREERIARDTERVLREHGERWDDVRARIDQVRASLLALRGA, encoded by the coding sequence CTGAGCGGCCCGTCGGCGGCGCAGTACGAGTTCGACGTCGTGCGGCGCGGCTACCGTCCCGACCGGGTAGACGCCTTCGTCGAGGCGCTCTCGCGGGACCGCGACGCCGCCTGGGAGCGGGCGGCGCGGCTGACCGTGCTGGCCAGGGAGATGGACGAGGAGCTGGGGCCGCTGCGGGAGGCGGTGGCCGCTCTCGCCCCGCAGACGTACGAGAGCCTCGGCGAGGGCGCGCGGCGGCTGTTCGCGTCGGTGCGCGAGGAGGCCGAGGCGGTACGGGAGTCCGGGCGCCGGGAGGCGGAGCGGCTGGCCGCGGAGGCGGAGGCGGGGGCCCGGTGTCTCGCGGAGGCCGCGCGGGCGTACGCCGACGGGGTGGTGGCCGAGGCCGAGGAGCGGGCCGGGGAGCGGCTGCGGGCGGCCCGGGAGGAGGCCGACGAGGTGCGGATCGCCGCCCGGCGCGAGGTGAAGGCGGGGCGCGGCGAGGCGCTGGCGGCGATGCGGGACGCCCGGGAGCGCGGCCGGCGGTTGCTGGAGGACCGTGAGCGCGAGCGGGCGGAGCGGTACGCGGAGGTGGACCGGGAGGCCGCCGCTCGGGCGGCGGAACTGGACGCGGGGTTCGCCGAGCGGACCGCGCGGGCCGAGGCGGGCCTGGCGGAGGCGGAGCGGGCACTGGCTCGAGCGGCACAGGACGCGGAGCGCGAGGAGGCGGAGGCGCGGACGCGCGCGGAGGAACTGGTGGCCGAGGCCAGGGCCCGCGAGGAGCGCATCGCGCGCGACACGGAGCGGGTGCTGCGGGAGCACGGGGAGCGGTGGGACGACGTGCGGGCGCGCATCGACCAGGTGCGGGCCAGTCTGCTCGCCCTCAGGGGAGCGTGA
- a CDS encoding SUKH-4 family immunity protein, giving the protein MVTYAQAQERAEEWINGDVPAYQHREVRVREFELGFVVWGEDRADGPRSDGGAQRLVLARDSGEVTLWPSLPVGEVIRRYEEEYGRPDPVPQDAPPPSPARMDLNQTSFLLTPPEWLQEAADRLGIPDQRRDRTSGGAAGVAGASPEAAGAGASGVSGASSASGASDVQGAPGAPGAPGAGVGAGRAVAAGASAGSDAPGVPEGGARWPAPTAGEVRDAQPQDRLPGAPPGATPWTGTDITTDGDDDRSVALPATVFAPPLSGSDDDAAPGPAADARTALLAGGSALPPTTVAPALDTPGGPAAPPSAAAPSYGYPAPDAPGGPGTPQYGYPPQAPPPGAPGAPAVPQPPGVPGAGAPQASGGTPAGGVHHAATMLAGPSVGGPGVPPPPGAPGAPGAPAVPQPPGVPGAGAPQASGGTPAGGVHHAATMLAGPSVGGPGVPPPPGAPGAPGAPGAPAVPQPPGVPGAGAPQAPGGTPAGGVHHAATMLAGPSVGGPGAPMPPGAPGAPQAPGVPGAVGGVHHAETVLAGPAMGGPPMAGPGVPPPPSAPGVPSGAVPPPPPPPPAAPGMPGAPGGAYGYPPAGQPTVGPGYQAVLRYRAQDGSEQQIIRRSAPGTPHPEWQIFHELRGLNVPPDQVLELHTELESCHLPGAYCARMIGEQWPNARITSIAPYGTDHASRQQGMRQLLAHQGELHQVADGPARPAPVRAPIPPVPPAPPIPPEGIAQELAAAFGPGVFRFDQAAVSRQGVPPVVAHTLVVAGLPVDMGPFFWAQAQPGRPVPTLAELAQERGVRAAVDAGSYLVMGSDFGRALCVQYGTANIVAVPVEADANGASAPQFVNTGLPEFARCLALLGRMWRLRYGLNQEQAGRWTVDFQAQLAALDPAALHSPESWWSVLLEQMWDGLL; this is encoded by the coding sequence ATGGTGACCTACGCGCAGGCGCAGGAGCGTGCCGAGGAGTGGATCAACGGCGATGTGCCGGCGTACCAGCATCGTGAGGTGCGGGTGCGGGAGTTCGAGCTCGGGTTCGTGGTGTGGGGAGAGGACCGGGCGGACGGGCCGCGGTCGGACGGGGGCGCCCAGCGGTTGGTGCTCGCGCGGGACAGCGGGGAGGTGACGTTGTGGCCGTCGTTGCCGGTGGGTGAGGTGATTCGCCGGTACGAGGAGGAGTACGGCCGCCCGGACCCGGTTCCGCAGGACGCGCCGCCGCCGTCGCCGGCCCGGATGGATCTGAATCAGACGTCGTTCCTGCTGACTCCGCCGGAGTGGTTGCAGGAGGCCGCGGACCGTCTCGGCATCCCGGATCAGCGGCGGGACCGGACGTCGGGCGGGGCCGCGGGGGTTGCGGGTGCGTCGCCGGAGGCCGCCGGGGCCGGGGCGTCGGGTGTGTCGGGCGCTTCCAGTGCGTCGGGTGCGTCGGACGTCCAGGGCGCTCCGGGTGCTCCGGGTGCTCCGGGCGCCGGTGTGGGCGCCGGGCGTGCGGTGGCGGCGGGGGCGTCCGCGGGGTCGGACGCGCCGGGGGTGCCGGAGGGGGGCGCGCGCTGGCCCGCTCCCACTGCCGGTGAGGTGCGGGACGCGCAGCCGCAGGACCGGCTGCCGGGAGCGCCTCCCGGGGCGACGCCCTGGACCGGTACGGACATCACGACGGACGGGGACGACGACCGTTCGGTCGCGCTGCCGGCGACGGTATTCGCGCCGCCGCTGAGCGGCTCGGACGACGACGCCGCACCCGGGCCGGCGGCGGACGCCAGGACCGCGCTGTTGGCGGGGGGCAGCGCCCTTCCGCCGACGACGGTCGCCCCGGCCCTGGACACCCCGGGCGGCCCGGCGGCTCCGCCGTCGGCGGCCGCACCGTCGTACGGGTACCCGGCACCGGACGCGCCCGGCGGTCCGGGCACCCCGCAGTACGGGTACCCGCCGCAGGCCCCGCCGCCCGGTGCGCCGGGTGCTCCGGCCGTGCCGCAGCCGCCGGGTGTTCCTGGTGCCGGTGCCCCGCAGGCGTCGGGTGGTACGCCTGCCGGTGGTGTGCACCATGCGGCGACGATGCTCGCGGGTCCGTCCGTCGGTGGTCCGGGGGTTCCGCCTCCGCCCGGTGCTCCGGGTGCGCCGGGTGCTCCGGCCGTGCCGCAGCCGCCGGGTGTTCCTGGTGCCGGTGCCCCGCAGGCGTCGGGTGGTACGCCTGCCGGTGGTGTGCACCATGCGGCGACGATGCTCGCGGGTCCGTCCGTCGGTGGTCCGGGGGTTCCGCCTCCGCCCGGTGCTCCGGGCGCTCCGGGTGCGCCGGGTGCTCCGGCCGTGCCGCAGCCGCCGGGTGTTCCCGGTGCCGGTGCCCCGCAGGCGCCGGGTGGTACGCCTGCCGGTGGTGTGCACCATGCGGCGACGATGCTCGCCGGTCCGTCCGTCGGTGGTCCGGGGGCTCCGATGCCGCCGGGTGCGCCCGGTGCTCCCCAGGCGCCCGGTGTACCGGGTGCTGTCGGTGGGGTGCACCATGCCGAGACGGTGCTGGCCGGTCCGGCCATGGGGGGTCCGCCCATGGCCGGACCCGGCGTGCCGCCGCCGCCGAGCGCTCCCGGGGTGCCTTCGGGCGCCGTTCCGCCCCCGCCCCCGCCTCCGCCGGCCGCACCGGGTATGCCGGGCGCGCCCGGCGGTGCGTACGGTTATCCGCCGGCCGGGCAGCCCACCGTCGGTCCCGGTTACCAGGCGGTGCTGCGCTATCGCGCGCAGGACGGGTCCGAGCAGCAGATCATCCGCCGGTCGGCGCCGGGTACCCCGCATCCGGAGTGGCAGATCTTCCACGAGCTGCGGGGTCTGAACGTGCCTCCGGACCAGGTGCTGGAGCTGCACACCGAGTTGGAGTCCTGCCATCTGCCGGGTGCGTACTGCGCCCGGATGATCGGTGAGCAGTGGCCCAACGCCCGGATCACCTCCATCGCCCCGTACGGCACGGATCACGCCTCCCGTCAGCAGGGTATGCGGCAACTCCTCGCGCATCAGGGGGAGTTGCATCAAGTGGCGGACGGTCCCGCGCGTCCCGCGCCGGTGCGGGCGCCGATCCCGCCGGTGCCGCCGGCGCCGCCGATCCCCCCGGAGGGGATCGCGCAGGAGCTGGCCGCGGCCTTCGGTCCGGGTGTCTTCCGTTTCGACCAGGCGGCGGTCTCCCGTCAGGGCGTCCCGCCGGTCGTGGCGCACACGTTGGTCGTGGCCGGTCTGCCGGTGGACATGGGTCCGTTCTTCTGGGCGCAGGCGCAGCCGGGGCGCCCGGTGCCGACGCTGGCGGAGCTGGCGCAGGAGCGCGGGGTACGGGCGGCCGTGGACGCGGGCTCGTATCTGGTGATGGGCAGCGACTTCGGCAGGGCGCTGTGCGTGCAGTACGGCACGGCGAACATCGTCGCGGTGCCGGTGGAGGCGGATGCGAACGGGGCGTCCGCGCCGCAGTTCGTCAACACGGGGCTGCCGGAGTTCGCGCGCTGTCTGGCGTTGCTGGGGCGGATGTGGCGGCTGCGTTACGGCCTGAACCAGGAGCAGGCGGGGCGTTGGACCGTCGACTTCCAGGCGCAGCTCGCCGCGCTGGACCCCGCGGCGTTGCATTCGCCGGAGAGCTGGTGGTCGGTGCTGCTCGAACAGATGTGGGACGGCCTGTTGTGA
- a CDS encoding SMI1/KNR4 family protein, with the protein MTTGRLGLGVPPGSQGQGSVPPNVAYAGQVVRFPDPVRAARHPGGVRMDEHGYPVFSPYARAAAEIAEPPEGFGVDELRLTDYVSANAALAASGHELWDTVPHVATPHGWTWHHVRGGRRLELVPVEVKALLRHHGGIATARVEQDKRGTRPLQETRPAHFGLPKSAVAVTEQQVLGVEEDLGYRLPGAYRSFLKAAGGCAPVGTALDAELGLLIDQPFFTVRDEAAVNDLVYVNKCLRDHLTKDYLGVAFVQGGLLAVKVKGERLGSVWFCAYDDARDVDPSWSPAERVERLLLPCGDDFDVFLGRLAGSPPELETVANLMVDGGFARAVPVSSAGE; encoded by the coding sequence ATGACGACAGGTCGGCTCGGGCTGGGGGTTCCACCCGGCTCCCAGGGCCAGGGATCCGTGCCGCCGAACGTGGCCTATGCCGGTCAGGTCGTGCGTTTCCCGGATCCGGTCCGGGCCGCGCGTCATCCCGGTGGGGTGCGGATGGACGAGCACGGTTACCCCGTCTTCTCGCCGTACGCGCGGGCGGCCGCGGAGATCGCGGAGCCGCCGGAGGGTTTCGGGGTCGACGAGCTGCGGTTGACGGATTATGTGTCGGCGAACGCGGCGCTGGCGGCGTCGGGGCACGAGTTGTGGGACACGGTGCCGCATGTGGCGACGCCGCACGGCTGGACGTGGCATCACGTGCGAGGTGGTCGTCGTCTGGAGTTGGTGCCGGTCGAGGTGAAGGCGTTGTTGCGGCACCACGGTGGGATCGCGACGGCGCGGGTGGAGCAGGACAAGCGTGGCACGCGGCCGTTGCAGGAGACGCGGCCGGCGCATTTCGGGCTGCCGAAGTCGGCGGTGGCGGTGACGGAGCAGCAGGTTCTGGGGGTCGAGGAGGACCTGGGGTACCGGCTGCCGGGTGCGTACCGTTCGTTCCTGAAGGCGGCGGGCGGGTGTGCGCCGGTGGGTACCGCGTTGGACGCGGAGTTGGGGCTGCTGATCGACCAGCCGTTCTTCACGGTGCGGGACGAGGCGGCGGTGAACGACCTCGTGTATGTCAACAAGTGCCTGCGGGACCATCTGACCAAGGACTACCTGGGGGTGGCGTTCGTGCAGGGTGGTCTGTTGGCGGTGAAGGTGAAGGGCGAGCGGCTGGGTTCGGTGTGGTTCTGCGCGTACGACGATGCGCGGGACGTGGATCCGTCGTGGTCGCCGGCGGAGCGGGTGGAGCGGTTGCTGCTGCCGTGCGGGGACGATTTCGACGTGTTCCTGGGGCGGTTGGCGGGTTCTCCGCCGGAGCTGGAGACGGTGGCGAATCTGATGGTGGACGGCGGGTTCGCGCGTGCCGTTCCGGTTTCTTCCGCGGGGGAGTGA
- a CDS encoding YwqJ-related putative deaminase, whose product MNATQTEHRTNPSGDPRIGWSANEAPQAPTLHHRRDGILPTVAAALSVRGTTLTGTAARGDQPPTLHPLVQDFLDTLTSAQRDRGTGRCAETLLISRHLTAADETRSKRAARKPMTNGEARKALKHAKLTARRIREDGDPLHGSFAAPCHACTALSAHFGVRIVDSTQRD is encoded by the coding sequence ATGAACGCGACACAGACGGAACACCGGACCAACCCGTCCGGAGACCCCCGAATCGGCTGGAGCGCCAACGAGGCACCACAAGCCCCCACCCTCCACCACCGCCGCGACGGCATCCTCCCCACCGTCGCCGCCGCCCTCTCCGTACGCGGCACCACCCTCACCGGCACCGCCGCCCGCGGCGACCAACCCCCCACCCTCCACCCACTCGTACAGGACTTCCTCGACACCCTCACCAGCGCACAACGCGACCGCGGCACCGGCCGCTGCGCCGAAACCCTCCTCATCTCCCGACACCTCACCGCCGCCGACGAAACCCGCAGCAAACGCGCCGCCCGCAAACCCATGACCAACGGTGAAGCACGCAAAGCGCTCAAACACGCCAAACTCACCGCCCGCCGCATCCGCGAGGACGGCGACCCACTCCACGGCAGCTTCGCCGCCCCCTGTCACGCCTGCACCGCACTCAGCGCCCACTTCGGCGTCCGCATCGTCGACTCCACACAACGCGACTGA
- a CDS encoding SUKH-3 domain-containing protein → MHTDRTSTTRFAVPVDAALRTAGWTPGRWDIQQAEIWADTLRDHTTPGGHQHAVFPAAVEAWAEFGGLHLTAQEPGRQLAAAPLHLDPLHGLHLARTLGDLGRALGTELSPLGEETDSRALLAIDAEGRTYALDHTGDWYLGATIDQGLTTLLTGMTPARLTTA, encoded by the coding sequence ATGCACACCGACCGCACCTCGACCACCCGCTTCGCCGTCCCCGTCGACGCCGCACTGCGCACCGCCGGCTGGACACCCGGACGCTGGGACATACAACAGGCCGAGATCTGGGCCGACACCCTCCGCGACCACACCACACCCGGCGGACACCAACACGCCGTCTTCCCCGCCGCCGTCGAGGCCTGGGCCGAATTCGGCGGCCTCCACCTCACCGCACAGGAACCCGGCCGCCAACTCGCCGCCGCACCCCTCCACCTCGACCCCCTCCACGGCCTCCACCTCGCCCGCACCCTCGGCGACCTCGGCCGCGCGCTGGGCACCGAACTCAGCCCTCTCGGCGAAGAGACCGACAGCCGCGCCCTCCTCGCCATCGACGCCGAAGGCCGCACCTACGCCCTCGACCACACCGGCGACTGGTACCTCGGCGCCACCATCGACCAGGGCCTCACCACCCTGCTCACCGGAATGACACCGGCACGCCTCACCACAGCCTGA
- a CDS encoding sensor histidine kinase — MTTTGEERTGPPPPGGGPWWWDRWRAAVLDVGLAAVSAVECAAEGWPFAQDAGLPVSVGMVFGFLAGVSLVLRRKWPIAVVLVAIAITPAQMGFVLGVVGLYTLAAAELPRRIIGALSGMSFVAMLIVTYVRAHQGVMHGDLAISDWFVPFLSLTTALGMTTPPVLLGLYVGARRRLMESLRERADSLERELVLLAERAEERAEWARNEERTRIAREMHDVVAHRVSLMVVHAAALQAVARKDPEKAVRNAALVGDMGRQALTELREMLGVLRSGDGMPARERGVWGGSDGVAEPVPLAAVGVAAAAAASRVEEASPGGGEGVPEGPTLAELEELVGQSAAAGMVVDLSVEGEARGYAPEVESTAYRVVQEALTNVHKHAAGAKTYVRLAHRAAEIAMQVENEPAPESEPGAEGARLPSGGNGLVGMKERVSALGGVFVSGPTDAGGFRVSAVIPAGAA; from the coding sequence ATGACCACGACGGGGGAAGAGCGCACCGGGCCGCCACCGCCGGGGGGTGGGCCCTGGTGGTGGGACAGGTGGCGTGCGGCGGTGCTGGACGTCGGGCTGGCGGCGGTGTCCGCGGTGGAGTGCGCGGCGGAGGGGTGGCCGTTCGCGCAGGACGCGGGGCTGCCGGTGTCCGTGGGGATGGTGTTCGGTTTCCTGGCCGGTGTCTCGCTGGTGCTGCGGCGGAAGTGGCCGATCGCGGTCGTGCTGGTGGCCATCGCGATCACGCCGGCGCAGATGGGTTTCGTGCTGGGCGTGGTGGGGCTGTACACGCTGGCCGCCGCCGAGCTGCCGCGGCGGATCATCGGGGCGTTGTCGGGGATGTCGTTCGTCGCGATGCTGATCGTGACGTATGTGCGGGCGCATCAGGGTGTGATGCACGGGGACCTGGCGATCAGTGACTGGTTCGTGCCGTTCCTGTCGCTGACGACGGCGCTCGGGATGACGACTCCGCCGGTGTTGCTGGGTCTGTACGTGGGCGCGCGGCGGCGGTTGATGGAAAGTCTGCGGGAGCGGGCGGATTCGCTGGAGCGGGAGTTGGTGCTGCTGGCGGAGCGGGCCGAGGAGCGTGCGGAGTGGGCGCGCAACGAGGAGCGGACGCGGATCGCGCGGGAGATGCACGACGTGGTGGCGCACCGGGTGAGTCTGATGGTGGTGCATGCGGCGGCGTTGCAGGCGGTGGCGCGGAAGGACCCGGAGAAGGCGGTGCGGAACGCGGCGCTGGTGGGGGACATGGGGCGGCAGGCGTTGACCGAGTTGCGGGAGATGCTCGGGGTGCTGCGCAGTGGCGACGGTATGCCGGCGCGGGAGCGTGGGGTGTGGGGCGGGTCCGACGGTGTGGCGGAGCCGGTGCCGTTGGCGGCGGTGGGGGTGGCGGCTGCCGCGGCGGCTTCGCGGGTGGAGGAGGCGTCGCCCGGCGGGGGTGAGGGGGTGCCGGAGGGGCCGACGCTGGCGGAGCTGGAGGAGTTGGTGGGGCAGTCGGCGGCGGCGGGGATGGTGGTCGACTTGTCGGTGGAGGGGGAGGCGCGGGGGTATGCGCCGGAGGTGGAGTCGACGGCGTACCGGGTGGTGCAGGAGGCGTTGACGAACGTGCACAAGCATGCGGCGGGTGCGAAGACGTATGTGCGGTTGGCGCATCGGGCGGCGGAGATCGCGATGCAGGTGGAGAACGAGCCGGCGCCGGAGTCGGAGCCGGGTGCGGAGGGTGCCCGGTTGCCGAGTGGGGGGAACGGGCTGGTGGGGATGAAGGAGCGGGTGAGTGCGCTGGGGGGCGTGTTCGTGTCCGGTCCGACGGATGCGGGGGGTTTTCGGGTGTCGGCGGTGATTCCGGCCGGGGCGGCGTAG